TTCTATTGTCAGATAAGAAATGCCTCCTTCAAAAACTAGTACATTTATTAAACAATAGTGAACTTAATATTTTAACTATAGTTTTTAATTTTTTCTCTTTACTATTTGATTTTATTATTAGCTATTCTTAAAACTATTTCATTAGAGAAAAAGTTAATTAGGTTATGTCTTTGTTCGTCACCTATATTTTTTTCTACAATTAGCTTTACGATAAGACCTAAGGTTGATACTGTAATCATCTGTGATGTTAGCTCAATAGTATTTTCATCAATTTCTTCATTTTTATATATGTCCTTTAAACAATTAAATAAGGCAGATAAAGCAGGCTTTTTCTTTGATGCACCTTTAAATAATGAGGATGTATGATTCAAAGCTTCTATAGAGTCACTTAGTTGAGCTGCCATGAACTCATCTGGCATGGCTAAGGCTGCTTCTATATAATTTTTAGTCATTTTGCTCAACACTTTTTCTGGGGAAAGCCCTTCAGTGTCTATGGAGCTTACAGCTGTAACAATTTTCTTATAACCTCTCTGCATTACGTAGTTAAGTATTTCTTCCTTGTCTTTGAAATAGTGATAAATAATAGATGGTGAATATTCAATTTTCCTAGCTATTTTTCTAATAGATAGTTGCTCAATACCTTCTGTACCTATAATATCGCTAGCTGCTTGGAGAATTAGCTCCTTCATTTCCTTTTTTTCACGCTGTCTTCTACTTTCAATCATTGCTTCACTCCTTAATTATTGTACACTGTTCTAAAGTTGAACAACGTTCAATTTTAGGTTAATATTTTATGGAACAAATGTCAATATAGAATTGGCAAAATTTTAAATTTTTTATTTTTTTATAGCTCGTTTAATTGAATACTTTAGTTCACGAAAGAACAAAAATATATACTGAGTATATTGTAAATTTGATTCAAATCATTTTTTTTGAAGCATATCCATGCTAATATATATTTAAAAGAATCAGTAAAAACAAACAATAAAGGGAAAGTGAGGCATATATTATGATAATGTTTAATGAAGTAAAAGAAAAATACTTTAAAAGACTAGAACAATTTGTACCAATTGTAGCACGTGTTCATGGAGGAACTCACCCAGAATTCCATGATGTACACAAATTATTTAGTGAAATCAATGCAAAAATAAAAAAAGCAGGAGCAGAAAAACCAGAATTAGATAATGAATTCAAACAACTACGTGAAATCACAGGTAATTATACTGTTCCAGGTGATGTATGCGAAAGCTATGAAGCTGTATACAATATGCTTGCCGAATTAGATAAAGCATATCATCATTAGATAAACCTTCTTTTCCTCTCGTATTAATGGTTTTGTAAAATAGGCAAAAACTTAAAGAGAGGAAAGGAAATGAAATCAAGTCATTCAAGAATCGAAAAATAAAAAATAGAAAGGAGTGGAATCATGCAACGGCAAATTTTAAGTAATAAAAATAAGATTGTACTATTCAGTGGTATTTTAATTGCTGTTGGATTTTTAAGTAAGTGGACCATGGACAATATTTATATTTTTGAATGGTCATTGATAATTGCATCTATTTTAGGTCTAGCTCCTATTGCTATACAAGCAATTCAAGCTTTAAGAGTAAAGGTAGTAAGCATTGATGTACTAGTTACAATTGCAGTTGTCAGTGCGTTTTTAATTCAGAACTATGAAGAGTCAGCAATTGTTACCTTTTTATTTTTATTTGGTGCCTTTTTAGAACAACGTACATTAAATAAAACTCGTTCTGCCATAAAAGAATTAACAGAAATGGCACCAGAGAGTGCACTAAAACAAATGGGAAATGGAGAATTTGAAGAAGTTGAGGTTGATGAAGTAGATGTAGGTGATGTTCTACTTGTTAAAACTGGTGCAAAAGTTCCTGTTGATGGGACAGTTTTATCTGGAGAAGCTAGTATTAATGAAGCTAGTATTACAGGAGAGTCTCTTCCTGTCAGAAAGGAAAAGGGCTCAAATGTATTTGCAGGTACAATCTTAGATAATGGA
This Proteiniborus sp. DW1 DNA region includes the following protein-coding sequences:
- a CDS encoding TetR/AcrR family transcriptional regulator, producing the protein MIESRRQREKKEMKELILQAASDIIGTEGIEQLSIRKIARKIEYSPSIIYHYFKDKEEILNYVMQRGYKKIVTAVSSIDTEGLSPEKVLSKMTKNYIEAALAMPDEFMAAQLSDSIEALNHTSSLFKGASKKKPALSALFNCLKDIYKNEEIDENTIELTSQMITVSTLGLIVKLIVEKNIGDEQRHNLINFFSNEIVLRIANNKIK
- a CDS encoding iron-sulfur cluster repair di-iron protein, ric; the encoded protein is MIMFNEVKEKYFKRLEQFVPIVARVHGGTHPEFHDVHKLFSEINAKIKKAGAEKPELDNEFKQLREITGNYTVPGDVCESYEAVYNMLAELDKAYHH